The following coding sequences are from one Phenylobacterium glaciei window:
- a CDS encoding DUF4440 domain-containing protein yields the protein MSRLLLIAALTLAVGPVLAAPAAVDPAPVVAAERAFAADGLALGIRDSFLKHSAPDAIVFAPDVRKVHETFPKRPSDRGGPPLVWWPLWAGIARSGDLGFTTGPSTYDGKPGAYYFTVWKKQADGTWKWVFDGGAPSSTAGAPPQGSRPVYLQVSTTKGKYPESAFADARKAEAALNAAAKTGTAAAYSAVLADDGRVVGSPAAPGNGPAAQAAELATRPPVMTLGPTLGGETSKAGDLAWTYGEAAWTRDGKARQGHYVRVWRLDPKGWALVFDEILAAPPKS from the coding sequence TTGTCCAGACTGCTGTTGATCGCCGCCCTGACCCTGGCTGTAGGCCCCGTCCTGGCCGCCCCGGCCGCGGTTGATCCCGCCCCTGTGGTGGCCGCCGAGCGGGCCTTCGCCGCCGATGGCCTGGCGCTCGGCATCCGCGACTCCTTCCTCAAGCATTCCGCGCCGGACGCCATCGTCTTCGCCCCCGACGTCCGCAAGGTGCACGAGACCTTCCCGAAGCGGCCCAGCGACCGTGGCGGGCCGCCCCTGGTCTGGTGGCCCCTGTGGGCGGGGATCGCGCGGTCGGGCGATCTGGGCTTCACCACCGGCCCCTCCACCTATGACGGCAAGCCGGGCGCGTATTATTTCACGGTCTGGAAGAAACAGGCGGACGGCACGTGGAAATGGGTGTTCGACGGCGGCGCGCCCTCCAGCACTGCAGGTGCGCCGCCCCAGGGGTCGCGGCCGGTCTATCTGCAGGTCTCGACCACCAAGGGGAAATATCCCGAATCCGCCTTCGCCGACGCGCGCAAGGCCGAGGCGGCCCTGAACGCAGCCGCCAAGACCGGAACGGCGGCGGCCTACAGCGCGGTGCTGGCCGACGATGGCCGGGTCGTGGGCTCGCCGGCCGCCCCCGGCAATGGGCCGGCCGCCCAGGCCGCCGAACTGGCCACCCGCCCGCCCGTCATGACCCTCGGCCCGACCCTTGGGGGTGAGACCTCCAAGGCGGGCGACCTCGCCTGGACCTATGGCGAGGCGGCCTGGACCCGCGACGGCAAGGCGCGCCAGGGCCACTATGTGCGGGTCTGGCGGCTCGATCCCAAGGGCTGGGCCCTGGTGTTCGACGAGATCCTGGCCGCGCCCCCGAAAAGCTGA
- the hslU gene encoding ATP-dependent protease ATPase subunit HslU has protein sequence MTEFSPREIVSELDRFIVGHPEAKKAVAVALRNRWRRRRVPEALRDEVTPKNILLIGPTGVGKTEIARRLARLAQAPFLKVEATKFTEVGYVGRDVDQIVRDLVEISLSMVREKRRAAVRAKAEAAAEERILDALTGPGSTAARESFRKKLRTGELDDKEVELTLADTGGGPGMFEIPGQPNMGMLNLGEMMGKAFGGRTKTHKTTVAAAHAPLIQEESDKLLDQEALTQEAIELAENNGIVFLDEIDKVATSRERSGGADVSREGVQRDLLPLIEGTTVSTKHGPVKTDHVLFIASGAFHVAKPSDLLPELQGRLPIRVELKPLSRDDMRRILTEPEANLIVQHQALLATEGVTLTFTPEAIDALADAAVAVNSSVENIGARRLQTILEKVLEEISFTASDRSGETISIDAPYVKAHVGDLAKDADLSRFIL, from the coding sequence ATGACTGAATTCTCACCGCGCGAAATCGTCTCCGAACTCGACCGCTTCATCGTCGGTCACCCCGAGGCCAAGAAGGCCGTGGCCGTGGCCCTGCGCAACCGCTGGCGCCGCCGCCGGGTGCCAGAGGCTCTGCGCGACGAGGTGACGCCCAAGAACATCCTGCTGATCGGCCCCACCGGGGTCGGCAAGACCGAGATCGCCCGACGCCTGGCGCGCCTGGCCCAGGCGCCGTTCCTGAAGGTGGAGGCCACCAAGTTCACCGAGGTCGGCTATGTCGGCCGCGACGTCGACCAGATCGTGCGCGATCTGGTGGAGATCTCGCTCTCCATGGTGCGCGAGAAGCGCCGCGCCGCCGTGCGCGCCAAGGCCGAGGCCGCCGCCGAGGAGCGCATCCTCGACGCCCTGACGGGGCCCGGCTCCACCGCCGCCCGCGAAAGCTTCCGCAAGAAGCTGCGCACTGGCGAGCTGGACGACAAGGAGGTGGAGCTGACCCTGGCCGACACCGGCGGCGGGCCGGGCATGTTCGAAATCCCCGGCCAGCCCAACATGGGCATGCTCAATCTCGGCGAGATGATGGGCAAGGCCTTCGGCGGCCGGACCAAGACCCACAAGACCACCGTCGCCGCAGCCCACGCGCCCTTGATCCAGGAAGAAAGCGACAAGCTGCTGGATCAGGAGGCCCTGACCCAGGAGGCCATCGAGCTGGCCGAGAACAACGGGATCGTCTTCCTCGACGAGATCGACAAGGTGGCCACCAGCCGCGAGCGCTCCGGCGGCGCCGATGTCTCCCGCGAGGGGGTGCAGCGCGACCTGCTGCCGCTGATCGAGGGCACCACCGTCTCCACCAAGCACGGGCCGGTGAAGACCGACCATGTGCTGTTCATCGCCTCGGGCGCCTTCCACGTGGCCAAGCCCTCGGACCTGCTGCCCGAACTGCAGGGCCGCCTGCCAATCCGCGTGGAGCTGAAGCCGCTCAGCCGCGACGACATGCGCCGCATCCTCACCGAGCCCGAGGCCAACCTGATCGTCCAGCACCAGGCCCTTCTGGCCACAGAGGGCGTGACCCTTACCTTCACGCCTGAGGCCATCGACGCCCTCGCCGACGCCGCCGTGGCGGTGAACAGCTCGGTGGAGAACATCGGCGCGCGCCGGCTGCAGACCATCCTGGAAAAGGTGCTGGAGGAGATCAGCTTCACCGCCTCGGACCGCTCGGGCGAAACGATCAGCATCGACGCGCCCTACGTGAAGGCCCACGTCGGCGACCTGGCCAAGGACGCCGACCTGTCGCGGTTCATCCTCTAG
- a CDS encoding MarR family winged helix-turn-helix transcriptional regulator yields the protein MSLAPPTVFVFFNEIAIIEHLSRTAFERVLPRGLSLAGFTVLNHLIRLDHGRRAPAQIASALQVTRGAITGTLKRLESQGLVSIAPDPTDGRGKGVSVTAAGCAARDAAIAALDPVFAELLGSIAETDLQQLLPTLQRVRQILDAARD from the coding sequence ATGAGCCTGGCGCCGCCGACGGTCTTCGTATTCTTCAACGAGATCGCGATCATCGAGCACCTGTCTCGAACCGCTTTCGAGCGCGTCCTGCCGCGGGGTCTGTCCCTGGCCGGTTTCACGGTGCTGAACCATCTGATCCGCCTTGACCATGGGCGCCGCGCCCCGGCGCAGATCGCCAGCGCCCTGCAGGTGACCCGGGGCGCGATAACCGGAACCCTCAAGCGGCTGGAGAGCCAGGGCCTGGTGTCGATTGCGCCAGACCCGACCGATGGCCGCGGCAAGGGCGTCAGCGTCACCGCCGCCGGTTGCGCGGCACGGGACGCGGCGATCGCGGCCCTGGACCCGGTGTTCGCCGAGTTGTTGGGGTCCATCGCCGAGACGGACCTTCAACAGCTGCTGCCAACCCTGCAGCGGGTGCGCCAGATCCTCGACGCCGCTCGCGACTAG
- a CDS encoding Acg family FMN-binding oxidoreductase, with amino-acid sequence MPTRRGILHWLAAAAPLTAAGCSATSATDPAAAWRAPGLGERDPRRFALAHAILAPNPHNRQPWLVDLVGADEIVFYADTARLLPFTDPPNRQITLGCGAFLELLSQAAAEAGHRAEIALWPEGEPQPTLDARPVARVRLVPDAAVARDPLFGQILNRHTNRAPFQMDAPPNPAELTAVIAAARSPGLAAGAVTEDRARARLIDLGWQAWEVETATPATHMESVRLMRIGAAEIAQHRDGIALDGPMIEGLKALGLISRESLADANSFASKSGADMWRDMLRATPAFFWLKGGDNSRTTQIAAGRAYVRAQLAATGQGLSMHPWSMSLQEFPQMAGLYAATQSALGATPLAPLQMLVRIGRAKPAGPAPRRGLAAHIRP; translated from the coding sequence ATGCCCACCCGCCGTGGAATCCTGCACTGGCTGGCCGCCGCCGCGCCCTTGACCGCCGCCGGCTGCTCGGCGACCTCCGCCACCGACCCCGCCGCTGCGTGGCGAGCTCCGGGTCTGGGCGAGCGCGATCCCCGGCGGTTCGCCCTGGCCCACGCAATTCTGGCCCCCAATCCCCACAACCGGCAGCCCTGGCTTGTGGACCTGGTGGGTGCTGACGAGATCGTCTTCTACGCCGACACCGCCCGGCTGCTGCCCTTCACCGATCCGCCCAACCGTCAGATCACCCTGGGCTGCGGCGCGTTCCTGGAACTTCTGAGCCAGGCTGCGGCCGAGGCTGGGCATCGCGCCGAGATCGCGCTGTGGCCGGAGGGCGAACCGCAGCCCACCCTGGACGCCCGCCCGGTCGCACGGGTCCGGCTGGTCCCCGACGCCGCCGTCGCCCGCGACCCGCTGTTTGGCCAGATTCTCAATCGCCACACCAACCGCGCGCCCTTCCAGATGGACGCCCCGCCCAACCCCGCGGAGCTGACCGCCGTGATCGCGGCCGCCAGGAGTCCGGGCCTCGCGGCGGGCGCGGTGACGGAGGACCGCGCCCGCGCGCGGCTGATCGATCTGGGTTGGCAAGCCTGGGAGGTGGAGACAGCGACCCCCGCCACCCACATGGAGTCGGTGCGGCTGATGCGCATCGGCGCCGCGGAGATCGCCCAGCACCGGGACGGCATCGCGCTGGACGGCCCGATGATTGAGGGGCTGAAGGCCTTGGGGCTGATCAGTCGCGAGAGCCTGGCCGACGCCAACTCCTTCGCCTCGAAAAGCGGCGCCGACATGTGGCGCGACATGCTGAGGGCGACCCCCGCCTTCTTCTGGCTCAAGGGCGGCGACAACAGCCGGACCACTCAGATCGCCGCGGGCCGGGCCTATGTCCGCGCGCAATTGGCGGCGACGGGCCAGGGGCTTTCGATGCATCCCTGGAGCATGTCCCTGCAGGAGTTTCCACAGATGGCGGGGCTCTACGCCGCCACCCAGTCGGCGCTGGGGGCGACGCCGTTGGCGCCCCTGCAGATGCTGGTGCGGATCGGGCGGGCTAAGCCGGCCGGCCCCGCGCCGCGCCGCGGCCTCGCCGCCCATATCCGCCCATGA
- a CDS encoding DUF2244 domain-containing protein, with translation MDDLVFMDAEIRPNRSLSQRGFMVLITVVTVLNCASAAVFISMGAYFVPMFLGLDLIAIVVAFLASFAAAKQIERVLVTDRRVQVFRETPNWRKLMWESPTAFTRVTLLTEDDHAVDLRLALSGKEAQVAAALSPSERAEFARALEDAIYKARRG, from the coding sequence ATGGATGATCTGGTCTTCATGGACGCCGAGATTCGCCCCAACCGCAGCCTGTCGCAGCGGGGGTTCATGGTGCTGATCACGGTGGTGACGGTTCTGAACTGCGCCTCGGCCGCGGTCTTCATCTCCATGGGCGCCTATTTCGTGCCGATGTTCCTGGGGTTGGACCTGATCGCCATCGTCGTGGCCTTCCTGGCCAGCTTCGCCGCCGCCAAGCAGATCGAGCGCGTCCTGGTCACCGACCGGCGGGTCCAGGTGTTCCGCGAGACGCCCAACTGGCGAAAGCTGATGTGGGAAAGCCCCACGGCCTTCACCCGCGTCACCCTGCTCACCGAGGACGACCACGCCGTCGATCTGCGCCTGGCGCTGTCGGGCAAGGAGGCCCAGGTGGCCGCGGCGCTCAGCCCCTCCGAACGCGCCGAATTCGCCCGGGCCCTGGAAGACGCGATCTACAAGGCGCGCCGAGGTTAA
- the nth gene encoding endonuclease III gives MAKAPKPRKKRVSPAEQARVEEIFHRFLALSDDPRTELNYASPYELVTAVALSAQATDVSVNKATTRLFAVADTPQKMLALGEEGLIPFIASIGLFRTKAKNVIATAAILMEQHGGEVPLEREALMALPGVGRKTASVVLNELRIEPAIAVDTHVFRVSHRLKLSAGKTPDQVEADLMAIVPEPYLTRAHHWLILHGRYTCVARRPKCEDCPIDDLCPSKSLFVGR, from the coding sequence ATGGCCAAAGCCCCGAAGCCCAGGAAGAAGCGCGTCAGTCCCGCCGAACAGGCCCGCGTGGAGGAAATCTTTCACCGTTTCCTGGCCCTCAGCGACGATCCGCGCACCGAGCTAAACTATGCCAGCCCCTATGAGCTGGTGACCGCCGTTGCCCTGTCGGCCCAGGCCACCGACGTCTCGGTGAACAAGGCCACGACCCGGCTGTTCGCCGTCGCCGACACCCCGCAGAAGATGCTGGCGCTCGGCGAAGAGGGCCTGATCCCTTTCATCGCCTCCATCGGCCTCTTCCGCACCAAGGCCAAGAACGTCATCGCCACGGCCGCGATCCTGATGGAACAGCACGGCGGCGAGGTGCCCCTGGAGCGCGAGGCCCTGATGGCCCTGCCGGGCGTGGGGCGGAAGACCGCCAGCGTGGTGCTCAACGAACTGCGCATCGAGCCGGCGATCGCCGTCGACACCCACGTCTTCCGGGTCTCCCACCGGCTGAAGCTGTCGGCGGGCAAGACTCCGGACCAGGTGGAGGCCGATCTGATGGCCATCGTGCCCGAGCCCTACCTGACCCGCGCCCACCACTGGCTGATCCTGCACGGCCGCTACACCTGCGTGGCGCGAAGGCCCAAGTGCGAGGACTGCCCCATCGACGACCTCTGCCCGTCGAAGAGCCTGTTCGTGGGGCGATGA
- a CDS encoding peptidylprolyl isomerase produces MIGKLSAALFAFGLLGAAPAPDWRPLDPENLLVIDTTRGRIIVEMAPAMAPQSVARVTLLAREGVYDGLQFHRVIEGFVNQTGNPNNKDGGTSSHPDLPLEATFKLKMAGYRAVAAPTDGTVGFLGTVPIQTVSGQEALRSKDGTVRAWGAYCPGVAGMGRQAGEDTGNSEIFFMRGSSRRLDRDYAVWGRIVVGSDVNSVIAVGEPPAKPDLMLKVRVAADIPAAERPHLSMLSQDSAAFRTLVRQTRIARGADFSICDLEVPVRVDP; encoded by the coding sequence ATGATCGGTAAGCTCTCCGCCGCCCTTTTCGCGTTTGGCCTGCTCGGCGCCGCCCCCGCGCCAGACTGGCGCCCCCTTGATCCTGAAAACCTGCTGGTCATCGACACCACCAGGGGCCGGATCATCGTGGAGATGGCGCCGGCCATGGCGCCGCAAAGCGTGGCCCGGGTGACGCTCCTGGCCCGCGAAGGCGTCTATGACGGCCTGCAGTTCCACCGGGTCATCGAGGGCTTCGTCAACCAGACCGGCAATCCCAACAACAAGGACGGCGGAACCTCCAGCCATCCTGACCTGCCGCTGGAGGCGACCTTCAAGCTGAAGATGGCCGGCTACCGGGCGGTGGCCGCGCCAACGGACGGCACTGTCGGGTTCCTGGGGACGGTTCCGATCCAGACCGTGTCGGGTCAGGAAGCGCTGCGCTCAAAGGACGGCACGGTCCGCGCCTGGGGCGCCTATTGCCCCGGCGTCGCCGGGATGGGGCGGCAGGCGGGCGAGGACACCGGCAACAGCGAGATCTTCTTCATGCGCGGATCGAGCCGACGGCTGGACCGCGACTATGCGGTCTGGGGCCGGATCGTGGTGGGGTCGGACGTCAACAGCGTCATCGCGGTGGGAGAACCGCCGGCCAAGCCCGACCTGATGCTGAAGGTGCGGGTGGCGGCCGACATCCCGGCGGCGGAGCGGCCGCATCTCTCGATGCTCAGCCAGGACAGCGCCGCCTTCCGCACCCTGGTGCGCCAGACGCGCATCGCCAGGGGTGCGGACTTCTCGATCTGCGACCTTGAGGTCCCGGTCAGGGTCGACCCCTAG
- a CDS encoding DUF6886 family protein — MRLFHFSDDPGIACFVPRPVLVPSTRPPGRDWLNGPLVWAIDETTQPLYFFPRDCPRILLWPTPATTAQDRDRWFGTSAARMIAHVEWAWFDRLSRESLYRYELSAETFEDLDDAGMWVSRQAVTPLAVETLTDLPAMMAAHGVELRLVESLVPLREVWSTSLHASGNRLRNAQGWAATPDAPTR; from the coding sequence ATGCGGCTTTTTCACTTCAGCGACGATCCGGGCATCGCCTGCTTTGTCCCCAGGCCGGTCCTCGTCCCCTCGACGCGGCCGCCGGGTCGCGACTGGCTGAACGGCCCGCTGGTCTGGGCGATCGATGAGACGACCCAGCCGCTCTACTTCTTCCCTCGCGACTGCCCGCGCATCCTGCTGTGGCCGACGCCCGCCACCACCGCGCAGGATCGGGACCGATGGTTCGGGACCAGCGCGGCAAGGATGATCGCCCATGTGGAGTGGGCGTGGTTCGACCGGCTGAGCCGCGAAAGCCTTTACCGCTACGAGTTGTCCGCCGAGACCTTCGAGGATCTGGACGACGCCGGCATGTGGGTCTCGCGCCAAGCCGTCACGCCCCTCGCCGTCGAAACTCTAACCGATCTGCCGGCCATGATGGCGGCGCACGGGGTGGAATTGCGGCTGGTGGAAAGTCTGGTTCCCCTGCGCGAAGTCTGGTCCACCAGCCTGCACGCCAGCGGAAACCGCCTGCGCAATGCTCAAGGTTGGGCGGCAACTCCTGACGCGCCCACACGTTAG
- a CDS encoding adenosine kinase: protein MTELYDVAAIGNAIVDVIAPATDDFLSANALDKGAMMLIDEARGVELYGKMAAGIEASGGSAGNTIAGVASFGGRAAYLGKVAKDQLGDVFAHDMRAIGAHFDTPPLTGGPATARSLINVTPDGERTMCTYLGASTEFAAADVDAAVIEGAKIVYLEGYLFDAEAARRAFAKAAGLARGAGRMMAITLSDGFVVDRHREALLGFIESQVDLVFANDTELMAMFQTTDFDDAMAQMRGKVKIAAVTRGAAGSTIAAAGQTFDVPAYAVEKVVDTTGAGDQYAAGFMFGLAKGRPLNVCGQLGSLAASEVISHYGPRPLVNLKDLAASKGL, encoded by the coding sequence ATGACCGAACTCTACGACGTCGCCGCCATCGGCAACGCCATCGTCGATGTGATCGCCCCGGCGACCGACGACTTCCTCTCGGCCAACGCGCTGGACAAGGGCGCGATGATGCTGATCGACGAAGCGCGCGGCGTGGAACTGTACGGCAAGATGGCGGCGGGCATCGAGGCTTCGGGCGGTTCGGCGGGCAACACGATCGCCGGCGTCGCCAGCTTCGGCGGCCGCGCGGCCTATCTGGGCAAGGTGGCCAAGGACCAGCTGGGCGATGTCTTCGCCCACGACATGCGCGCCATCGGCGCCCACTTCGACACCCCGCCGCTTACCGGCGGCCCGGCCACGGCCCGCTCGTTGATCAACGTCACCCCCGACGGCGAGCGCACCATGTGCACCTATCTGGGCGCCTCGACCGAGTTCGCCGCCGCTGACGTCGACGCCGCGGTGATCGAGGGCGCCAAGATCGTCTATCTCGAAGGCTACCTGTTCGACGCCGAGGCCGCCCGCCGCGCCTTCGCCAAGGCCGCCGGCCTGGCCCGGGGCGCCGGCCGCATGATGGCCATCACGCTCTCCGACGGCTTTGTGGTCGACCGCCATCGCGAGGCCCTGCTGGGCTTCATCGAGAGCCAGGTCGACCTGGTGTTCGCCAACGACACCGAGCTGATGGCGATGTTCCAGACCACCGATTTCGATGACGCCATGGCCCAGATGCGCGGCAAGGTGAAGATCGCCGCTGTCACCCGGGGCGCGGCCGGCTCCACCATCGCCGCGGCCGGGCAAACCTTCGACGTTCCGGCCTATGCCGTGGAAAAAGTCGTGGACACGACCGGCGCGGGCGACCAATACGCAGCCGGTTTCATGTTCGGTCTCGCCAAGGGCCGGCCGCTGAATGTCTGCGGCCAGCTCGGCTCGCTGGCGGCGTCGGAAGTGATCTCGCACTACGGCCCGCGCCCCCTGGTCAATCTGAAAGACCTGGCGGCGTCGAAAGGACTCTAA
- the hisB gene encoding imidazoleglycerol-phosphate dehydratase HisB — MARTAEVVRNTKETQISVSVDLDGSGVSDVQTGIGFFDHMLDAFTRFSGIDLKVRTQGDLHIDFHHTVEDTGIAIGQAIRQALDGFKGIYRFGHAYVPMDETLTRCALDLCNRPYLIWKVAFKTPKIGEFDTELFKEFHHAFAMNLGACVHLETLYGDNSHHIAESGFKALARALRAAVELDPKTHGHAPSTKGVL, encoded by the coding sequence ATGGCCCGCACAGCCGAAGTCGTCCGCAACACCAAGGAAACCCAGATCAGCGTCAGTGTCGATCTGGACGGGTCCGGCGTGTCCGATGTCCAGACCGGCATTGGCTTCTTCGACCATATGCTGGACGCCTTCACGCGATTCAGCGGGATCGACCTGAAGGTCCGCACCCAGGGCGACCTGCACATCGACTTCCACCATACGGTGGAGGACACCGGGATCGCGATCGGCCAGGCGATCCGGCAGGCGCTGGATGGCTTCAAGGGCATCTACCGCTTCGGCCACGCCTATGTCCCGATGGACGAAACCCTAACGCGCTGCGCCCTCGACCTCTGCAATCGCCCGTACCTGATCTGGAAGGTCGCGTTCAAGACCCCGAAGATCGGCGAGTTCGACACCGAGTTGTTCAAGGAATTCCACCACGCCTTCGCCATGAACCTGGGCGCCTGCGTGCACCTGGAAACCCTCTATGGCGACAACAGCCACCACATCGCCGAGAGCGGCTTCAAGGCTCTGGCGCGCGCGCTGCGGGCCGCCGTCGAGCTCGACCCCAAGACCCATGGTCACGCTCCGTCGACCAAGGGCGTCCTGTAG
- the hisH gene encoding imidazole glycerol phosphate synthase subunit HisH, producing MQTVALIDYGSGNLRSAEKALRKAADGASQIVVTCDPDIVAAADRIVLPGVGAFLACMTALSERPGLIEAMTEAVRAKGRPFLGICVGMQLLATRGLEFGETRGLDWIGGDVRKIESLDPAIKIPHMGWNTLVGASGPDMIAKIGDQPMYFTHSFAFYPDDENDVAAWVDHGGQFPAAVANGNVAGVQFHPEKSQSAGLALLARFLEWRP from the coding sequence ATGCAGACTGTCGCCCTGATCGACTACGGGTCGGGCAACCTTCGCTCGGCCGAAAAGGCCCTGCGCAAGGCCGCCGATGGCGCGAGCCAGATCGTTGTCACCTGTGATCCCGACATCGTGGCTGCCGCCGACCGCATCGTGCTGCCCGGCGTCGGGGCCTTCCTGGCCTGCATGACCGCGTTGTCGGAACGTCCCGGCCTGATCGAGGCGATGACCGAGGCGGTGCGCGCCAAGGGCCGCCCCTTCCTGGGCATCTGCGTCGGCATGCAGCTCTTGGCCACGCGGGGCCTGGAGTTCGGCGAGACCCGCGGCCTGGACTGGATCGGCGGCGATGTCCGCAAGATCGAGAGCCTCGATCCGGCCATCAAGATCCCGCACATGGGCTGGAACACCCTGGTCGGAGCCAGCGGCCCCGACATGATCGCCAAGATCGGCGATCAGCCCATGTACTTCACCCATTCCTTCGCCTTCTACCCGGACGACGAGAACGACGTCGCCGCCTGGGTCGATCACGGGGGACAATTCCCAGCAGCAGTCGCCAACGGCAACGTCGCGGGCGTACAGTTTCACCCTGAAAAGTCGCAGAGCGCCGGCCTTGCCCTGTTGGCGCGCTTCCTGGAGTGGCGACCTTGA
- the hisA gene encoding 1-(5-phosphoribosyl)-5-[(5-phosphoribosylamino)methylideneamino]imidazole-4-carboxamide isomerase, with protein sequence MILYPAIDLKDGQCVRVLHGDLTTATVFNSSPADQARQFVESGFHWVHVVDLNGAVQGRAINEKAVEAILESVSIPVQLGGGIRSMKDIERWIEAGVSRVILGTIAVTDPEIVKAAAREWPEQIAVSVDVRAGKVATQGWTESSDLDAVTVSKRFEDAGVGALIITDIDRDGTVMGFNVEAFGAIADAVNIPVIAAGGLASVDDIVRLRARKGVPIAGAVLGRALYNGAITPSEALKVAA encoded by the coding sequence TTGATCCTCTATCCCGCGATCGACCTGAAGGACGGCCAGTGCGTCCGCGTCCTGCACGGCGACCTGACCACCGCCACCGTTTTCAATTCCTCGCCCGCCGACCAGGCGCGGCAATTCGTGGAGTCCGGCTTCCACTGGGTCCACGTCGTCGACCTCAACGGCGCCGTGCAGGGCCGGGCGATCAATGAGAAGGCCGTCGAGGCGATCCTCGAGAGCGTCTCCATCCCTGTCCAGCTGGGGGGCGGCATCCGCTCCATGAAGGACATCGAGCGCTGGATCGAGGCCGGGGTCTCTCGCGTCATCCTCGGCACCATCGCCGTCACCGATCCGGAGATCGTCAAGGCCGCGGCCCGCGAATGGCCCGAGCAGATCGCCGTCAGCGTCGATGTGCGGGCCGGCAAGGTGGCGACGCAGGGCTGGACCGAGAGCTCGGACCTGGACGCCGTCACCGTCTCCAAGCGCTTCGAGGATGCCGGCGTCGGCGCCCTGATCATCACCGACATCGACCGCGACGGCACGGTGATGGGCTTCAATGTCGAGGCCTTCGGGGCCATCGCCGACGCCGTCAACATCCCGGTCATCGCCGCCGGCGGCCTGGCCAGCGTCGACGACATCGTCCGCCTGCGGGCCCGCAAGGGCGTGCCGATCGCCGGCGCCGTCCTGGGCCGGGCCCTCTACAACGGCGCCATCACGCCGTCAGAGGCCCTGAAGGTCGCCGCCTGA
- the hisF gene encoding imidazole glycerol phosphate synthase subunit HisF produces MLKVRVIPCLDVKDGRVVKGVNFVALRDAGDPVEQATAYDAAGADELMFLDITASHERRGAILDVIARTADVCFMPLSVGGGIRQVEDARRLLLAGADKISVNTAAVENRDLISACADAFGSQAVVVAIDAKHGTARAGSGGRNDGWEVYTYGGRTATGLDVVEYAVEAVKRGAGEILLTSMDRDGAKTGYDIDLLAAITGAVNVPVIASGGAGSAAHMVEAVTKGGADAVLAASIFHFGEVSIGQVKRAMADAHIPVRLTEAVA; encoded by the coding sequence ATGCTCAAGGTTCGCGTCATCCCCTGCCTGGACGTCAAGGACGGCCGCGTGGTGAAGGGCGTGAACTTCGTGGCCCTGCGCGACGCCGGCGATCCGGTCGAACAGGCCACGGCCTATGATGCGGCCGGCGCCGACGAGCTGATGTTCCTGGACATCACCGCTAGCCACGAGCGGCGCGGCGCCATCCTCGACGTCATCGCCCGCACCGCCGATGTCTGCTTCATGCCGCTGTCGGTGGGGGGCGGCATCCGCCAGGTGGAGGACGCCCGCCGGCTGCTGCTGGCCGGGGCCGACAAGATTTCCGTCAACACCGCCGCGGTGGAGAACCGCGACCTGATCAGCGCCTGCGCCGACGCCTTCGGGTCCCAGGCCGTGGTGGTGGCCATCGACGCCAAGCACGGCACGGCGCGCGCGGGCTCCGGCGGCCGCAATGACGGCTGGGAGGTCTATACCTATGGCGGCCGCACCGCGACGGGGCTGGACGTGGTGGAATACGCCGTCGAGGCCGTGAAGCGTGGCGCGGGCGAGATCCTGCTGACCTCCATGGACCGCGACGGCGCCAAGACCGGCTACGATATCGACCTGCTGGCCGCCATCACCGGCGCGGTGAACGTGCCGGTGATCGCCTCGGGCGGCGCGGGCAGCGCGGCCCACATGGTCGAGGCGGTGACCAAGGGGGGCGCGGACGCCGTCCTGGCCGCCTCGATCTTCCATTTCGGGGAAGTCTCCATCGGCCAGGTCAAGCGGGCCATGGCCGACGCCCACATTCCTGTTCGCCTGACGGAGGCTGTCGCATGA
- a CDS encoding phosphoribosyl-ATP diphosphatase, which yields MSRFSETMERLAATIEQRKGASPESSYTAKLLADGVERAAKKLGEEAVEVVIAAVQKDRDGLAAESADLMYHFLVVLAASGVSLDDVATWLESREGRSGLEEKAWRHKSET from the coding sequence ATGAGCCGCTTTTCCGAGACGATGGAGCGGCTGGCCGCCACCATCGAACAGCGAAAGGGCGCGAGTCCTGAAAGCTCCTACACCGCCAAGCTGCTGGCCGACGGCGTCGAGCGCGCCGCCAAGAAGCTGGGCGAAGAGGCCGTCGAGGTGGTGATCGCCGCCGTCCAGAAGGACCGCGACGGCCTGGCCGCCGAGAGCGCCGACCTGATGTATCACTTCCTGGTGGTGCTGGCCGCGTCGGGGGTCAGCCTGGACGACGTGGCGACCTGGCTGGAAAGCCGAGAGGGCCGCTCGGGCCTGGAAGAAAAGGCCTGGCGCCACAAGTCCGAGACCTAA